One genomic region from Sphingomicrobium aestuariivivum encodes:
- the thiE gene encoding thiamine phosphate synthase has product MDDFDFSVFAAPEREHPCDLYLISPQDVGGDFPARLKAAVAHERVSAFQLRVKGMESHELARLAAPLQEICAEAEVAFIVNDDVAMAKRLKADGVHLGQGDGDVKDARAILGPSVQIGVTCHASRHLAMEAGEAGADYVAFGAFYDSPTKKSEHRPEPGILSWWASLFELPCVAIGGITPDNAAPLVRAGADFLAVSSAVWGAEDVAAAVAAFEDALTQG; this is encoded by the coding sequence ATGGACGATTTCGACTTTTCCGTTTTTGCCGCCCCCGAGCGCGAGCACCCTTGCGACCTCTATCTCATCAGCCCGCAGGACGTGGGCGGCGACTTTCCGGCGCGCCTCAAGGCCGCCGTCGCGCATGAGCGGGTCAGCGCCTTCCAGCTGCGCGTAAAGGGCATGGAGAGCCACGAGCTGGCCCGTCTTGCCGCGCCGCTGCAGGAGATTTGCGCGGAAGCCGAGGTCGCCTTCATCGTCAATGACGACGTGGCGATGGCCAAGCGGCTGAAGGCCGACGGCGTCCATCTCGGGCAGGGCGATGGCGACGTGAAGGACGCGCGCGCCATCCTCGGACCCTCGGTCCAGATCGGCGTCACCTGCCACGCCTCACGCCACCTCGCGATGGAAGCGGGCGAAGCGGGGGCCGACTATGTCGCCTTCGGTGCCTTTTACGACAGCCCCACCAAGAAGAGCGAGCATCGCCCCGAACCCGGCATCCTGTCGTGGTGGGCGAGCCTGTTCGAACTGCCCTGCGTGGCGATCGGCGGGATCACCCCCGACAATGCCGCGCCGCTGGTGCGCGCGGGCGCCGACTTCCTCGCCGTGTCGAGCGCGGTGTGGGGCGCCGAGGATGTCGCCGCTGCCGTGGCAGCGTTCGAGGACGCGCTGACCCAAGGTTAG
- a CDS encoding serine hydrolase domain-containing protein, with the protein MISMILTAAVAATVGGAPAVAAPADEFDSFLAEFRKEKRIPALSVLVLEDGEPVFEKAYGVGDDEGDHPATPDNSFFIASVTKPIAAAAIIAEVEADGTSLDVPMSADAGWQGFCERMKTSPIPYMGGNETLAPVACDRDLNLRDVLTMRVNGDGSRSIYNPMAYARIDRMIEGAGGRPLRTIMRERVLEPAGMDATALGWRDEEGAVALARLVPPFKSTEQGPEKAALPDDDLRAAAGIYASTREIAKFDRAIPQLLSDDYRYLLFEQPVGETGDYRYGWWVQDYEGERLTWHGGWEPDKYSALYLKRPEKGLTLIVLANTEAIFWGNPLDHAKVETSPIAAKWLELFGE; encoded by the coding sequence ATGATTTCGATGATCCTGACGGCCGCCGTTGCGGCCACGGTCGGTGGGGCGCCAGCGGTTGCGGCGCCCGCCGACGAGTTCGATAGCTTTCTCGCCGAGTTCCGCAAGGAAAAGCGCATTCCGGCGCTCTCGGTGCTGGTCCTCGAGGACGGCGAACCCGTCTTTGAAAAGGCCTATGGCGTCGGCGACGATGAGGGTGATCACCCGGCCACGCCCGACAACAGCTTCTTTATTGCTTCGGTCACCAAGCCCATCGCCGCCGCCGCGATCATCGCGGAAGTCGAAGCCGATGGCACCAGCCTCGATGTGCCGATGAGCGCCGATGCAGGCTGGCAGGGCTTTTGCGAGCGCATGAAGACCTCGCCCATCCCCTATATGGGCGGCAACGAGACCCTCGCGCCCGTGGCCTGCGATCGCGACCTCAACTTGCGCGACGTACTGACGATGCGCGTCAACGGCGATGGCAGTCGCTCGATCTACAACCCCATGGCCTATGCGCGCATCGACCGCATGATCGAGGGTGCTGGCGGGCGGCCGCTGCGCACCATCATGCGCGAACGCGTGCTCGAGCCGGCGGGCATGGACGCGACGGCGCTGGGCTGGCGCGACGAGGAAGGCGCGGTGGCGCTGGCGCGGCTGGTGCCGCCCTTCAAGTCGACCGAGCAGGGGCCCGAGAAAGCGGCGCTCCCCGATGATGACCTGCGCGCAGCGGCGGGCATCTATGCCTCGACCCGCGAGATCGCCAAGTTCGACCGCGCCATCCCGCAGCTCTTGTCCGACGACTATCGCTACCTTTTGTTCGAGCAACCTGTCGGCGAGACCGGCGACTATCGCTACGGTTGGTGGGTGCAGGACTATGAGGGCGAGCGGCTGACCTGGCACGGCGGCTGGGAGCCTGACAAATATTCGGCGCTCTACCTCAAGCGGCCCGAAAAAGGCCTGACGCTCATCGTGCTGGCCAATACCGAGGCGATCTTCTGGGGCAATCCGCTCGACCATGCAAAGGTCGAGACGAGCCCGATCGCGGCCAAGTGGCTCGAACTCTTCGGCGAGTGA
- a CDS encoding fructose bisphosphate aldolase: protein MTFDPKMMAQMVGGSGFIAALDQSGGSTPKALKAYGIGEDAWSTEEEMFGLIHDMRTRIVTAPSFSGQKVLGAILFEKTMDGEADGKPVPQLLWERGVVPFLKVDQGLEDEADGVQKMKPMTRLDELVAKGKARGVFGTKMRSVINEANDDGIHAIVTQQFMAANQILDGGLMPIVEPEVNIKSATRGEAEKLLLKHLLAALDGMDPGKRVMLKLTLPEEDDLYAPLVAHPAVARVVALSGGYERDEANAKLAKNRGMIASFSRALLQDLRADMDDAAFDKALGSAIDSIYAASVCNG, encoded by the coding sequence ATGACATTCGATCCCAAGATGATGGCGCAGATGGTGGGCGGCTCGGGCTTCATCGCCGCGCTCGACCAGTCGGGTGGTTCGACCCCCAAGGCGCTCAAGGCCTACGGGATCGGCGAGGACGCCTGGTCGACCGAGGAAGAGATGTTCGGCCTTATCCACGATATGCGCACGCGCATCGTCACCGCGCCGAGCTTTTCGGGGCAGAAGGTGCTCGGCGCCATCCTGTTCGAGAAGACGATGGACGGCGAGGCGGACGGCAAGCCCGTGCCCCAGCTCCTGTGGGAACGCGGCGTCGTGCCCTTCCTGAAAGTGGACCAGGGCCTCGAGGATGAAGCCGACGGCGTCCAGAAGATGAAGCCGATGACCCGCCTCGACGAGCTTGTCGCCAAGGGCAAGGCCCGCGGGGTGTTCGGGACCAAGATGCGCAGCGTCATCAACGAGGCCAATGACGACGGCATCCACGCGATCGTCACCCAGCAGTTCATGGCCGCCAACCAGATCCTCGACGGCGGGCTGATGCCGATCGTCGAGCCCGAGGTGAACATCAAGTCGGCCACCCGCGGCGAGGCCGAGAAGCTGCTGTTGAAGCATCTCCTTGCCGCGCTCGACGGCATGGATCCCGGCAAGCGCGTGATGCTCAAGCTCACCCTGCCCGAAGAAGATGATCTCTACGCCCCGCTGGTGGCGCATCCGGCGGTGGCGCGCGTGGTCGCGCTGTCGGGCGGTTACGAGCGCGACGAGGCCAATGCCAAGCTCGCCAAGAACCGCGGCATGATCGCCAGCTTCAGCCGTGCGCTCCTGCAGGACCTTCGCGCCGACATGGACGATGCCGCGTTCGACAAGGCGCTGGGCAGCGCGATCGACAGCATCTACGCCGCGAGTGTATGCAACGGCTAA
- a CDS encoding flavodoxin family protein encodes MSRMSDQQEEICAEAAFDGSGLKAVLVNATLKPPGQDSHTDTLLEVVAEIFSRSKVAVDRLRLSGHLLAPGVYPDMTDHGWERDDWPKISDRVLEADILVLGTPIWLGEKSSLAAAFIEKLYAHSGQTNDKGQYRFYGKVGGCVVTGNEDGIKAVASSCLYAMSHVGYTIPPQADCGWIGEAGPGPSYGDEKEDGSGRVGFDNVFTQRNTTFMAFNLMHMAKMLKDNGGIPAIGNVRTEWDDGSKPGWPNPEYRIDD; translated from the coding sequence ATGTCGAGGATGTCCGACCAGCAGGAGGAAATCTGCGCCGAGGCCGCCTTCGACGGCAGTGGCCTCAAGGCCGTGCTCGTCAACGCCACCTTGAAGCCGCCCGGGCAGGACAGCCACACCGACACGCTGCTCGAGGTGGTCGCGGAGATCTTCTCGCGCTCGAAGGTCGCGGTCGACCGCCTCCGCCTATCGGGCCACCTCCTCGCCCCCGGCGTCTATCCCGACATGACCGACCATGGCTGGGAGCGCGACGACTGGCCCAAGATCAGCGACCGCGTGCTGGAGGCCGACATTCTCGTCCTCGGCACTCCCATCTGGCTCGGCGAGAAATCCTCGCTCGCCGCCGCTTTCATCGAAAAGCTCTACGCCCATTCGGGCCAGACCAACGACAAGGGGCAATATCGCTTCTACGGCAAGGTCGGCGGTTGCGTCGTCACCGGCAACGAGGACGGCATCAAGGCGGTCGCATCCTCCTGCCTCTACGCGATGAGCCATGTCGGCTACACCATCCCCCCGCAGGCCGATTGCGGCTGGATCGGCGAGGCGGGCCCCGGCCCCAGCTATGGCGATGAAAAGGAAGACGGCTCGGGCCGCGTCGGCTTCGACAATGTCTTCACCCAGCGCAACACGACCTTCATGGCCTTCAACCTCATGCACATGGCGAAGATGCTGAAGGACAATGGCGGCATTCCCGCCATCGGCAATGTCAGGACAGAATGGGACGACGGGTCAAAACCCGGCTGGCCCAACCCCGAATATCGGATTGACGACTAG